A window from Haloarchaeobius amylolyticus encodes these proteins:
- a CDS encoding BCCT family transporter, with amino-acid sequence MSTSEGPVAEFLDEIEPTIFAFGAAITILFVVAFSLRPDAALEFVNGIRLWILSTFNWFFLLAMLSFVLFLGFVIFGPWGRLKLGDESPEYSYFSYFAMMYSAGLAAGIVFWGPAEAMFHYSTVPPFFNAEAQTAAAMPLAVQYSIFHWAVIQWSCFTVMGLGIGYYVYNYGAPLRVSAVLTPIIGADNVDGMLGKSVDILAVFATLGGVATSLGFIGSQFITGLDFQWGIQLGDIGTVLVITGMVVIFTTSLVLGVDRGIRRLSNFNMVLFLLLMVVTLVFGPTLRILELGTQAIGGYLGNFFEMSLYAQAGATTTDKWVNIWTIFYWLWPLAWSPFAGLFIARISRGRSVREVAFAGIGATSLATIPWFAIVGGAGVLMQNSGTASILGPISEYGTAVSGYVLFGNLPVVGPLLLFAFLVLVTTFFVTSADSSTLAVAMMTSGGKEEPSAVNRIFWAVLQGAVASILMVVGGVQALQYAAIITGAPFAFICVMTMLGLIRSFQDDYGTLLLQDRTQLWGRPSGSKQTGKASNAAPQDDD; translated from the coding sequence GTGAGCACCTCAGAGGGGCCAGTCGCGGAGTTCCTCGACGAGATCGAACCGACCATCTTCGCGTTCGGGGCGGCGATAACCATCCTGTTCGTCGTCGCGTTCAGCCTCCGGCCGGACGCGGCACTGGAGTTCGTCAACGGTATCCGGCTCTGGATACTGTCGACGTTCAACTGGTTCTTCCTCCTCGCGATGCTCTCGTTCGTCCTGTTCCTCGGGTTCGTCATCTTCGGTCCGTGGGGCAGGCTCAAGCTCGGTGATGAGAGTCCGGAGTACAGTTACTTCTCGTACTTCGCGATGATGTATTCCGCCGGACTGGCGGCAGGTATCGTCTTCTGGGGACCGGCCGAGGCCATGTTCCACTACTCGACGGTTCCGCCGTTCTTCAACGCGGAGGCGCAGACCGCAGCCGCGATGCCCCTGGCCGTCCAGTACTCCATCTTCCACTGGGCCGTCATCCAGTGGTCCTGTTTCACCGTGATGGGACTGGGCATCGGCTACTACGTCTACAACTACGGCGCACCGCTGCGCGTGTCGGCGGTGCTGACCCCCATCATCGGCGCCGACAACGTCGACGGCATGCTCGGCAAGTCCGTCGACATCCTCGCCGTGTTCGCGACCCTCGGTGGGGTCGCCACCTCACTGGGGTTCATCGGGAGCCAGTTCATCACCGGCCTCGACTTCCAGTGGGGCATCCAGCTCGGTGACATCGGGACCGTCCTCGTCATCACCGGGATGGTCGTCATCTTCACCACCTCGCTGGTGCTGGGGGTCGACAGGGGCATCCGCCGCCTGTCGAACTTCAACATGGTTCTGTTCCTGCTGCTGATGGTCGTGACGCTCGTGTTCGGGCCGACGCTGCGCATCCTCGAACTCGGGACGCAGGCCATCGGTGGCTACCTCGGGAACTTCTTCGAGATGAGCCTGTACGCACAGGCAGGCGCGACCACCACGGACAAGTGGGTCAACATCTGGACCATCTTCTACTGGCTGTGGCCCCTCGCGTGGTCGCCGTTCGCCGGACTGTTCATCGCCCGCATCTCCCGCGGTCGGAGCGTCCGCGAGGTCGCCTTCGCCGGCATCGGCGCGACCTCGCTGGCGACCATCCCGTGGTTCGCCATCGTCGGCGGCGCGGGCGTGCTGATGCAGAACAGCGGGACTGCGAGCATCCTCGGCCCGATCAGCGAGTACGGGACCGCGGTCTCCGGGTACGTCCTGTTCGGGAACCTCCCGGTCGTCGGCCCGCTGCTGCTGTTCGCCTTCCTCGTGCTGGTGACGACGTTCTTCGTCACCTCGGCCGACTCCTCGACCCTCGCGGTCGCGATGATGACGAGCGGTGGCAAGGAGGAGCCCTCCGCCGTCAACCGCATCTTCTGGGCCGTGCTGCAGGGTGCGGTCGCGTCCATCCTGATGGTCGTCGGTGGCGTCCAGGCGCTGCAGTACGCCGCCATCATCACGGGCGCGCCGTTCGCGTTCATCTGCGTCATGACGATGCTCGGGCTCATCCGGAGCTTCCAGGACGACTACGGGACCCTGCTCCTGCAGGACCGGACCCAGCTGTGGGGTCGCCCGTCCGGGAGCAAGCAGACCGGCAAGGCATCGAACGCGGCACCGCAGGACGACGACTGA
- a CDS encoding aminotransferase class III-fold pyridoxal phosphate-dependent enzyme, producing the protein MDRDTAEPDTAALPGPNAEKWIDFHSEHAAPSEYSHEFVWDVTAEADGPFVTDVDGNVLLDFTCHIGAAPLGYNNEKVLSKLREFDLVEPMKIAGQDMYFGAGPDPETAEFPGSSHLMDQLTDVCSHYDMDTVFLSNSGAEAVENAMKVTHDHKPAAKYGYAFEGSFHGRTLGTLSLTKSKEVYTRHYPEISGIQTVPFCEDRGCSAGTCDCGFFAGGGSRLRNSLSPEGGHVNPDEVAFAILEPIQGVGGYRFPSEEFMAEVGDVCDEYDIPLVVDEIQAGVGRTGEMWASDHYPIEPDVIASAKGLRVGATISNSEVFPTEKNRLGSTFGGGDLLASMQGAFTLQAIEEHDLLDNATERGRQAKELIRDDAPDHVEDVRGKGLMLAVEFDTPERRNAVVEAALERGLLTLGCGKKTIRLLPPLDSTEREIELGTSIFCEAMDAVATPALA; encoded by the coding sequence ATGGATAGGGATACCGCAGAGCCGGATACAGCAGCGCTGCCCGGACCCAACGCCGAGAAGTGGATCGACTTCCACTCCGAGCACGCCGCCCCGAGCGAGTACTCCCACGAGTTCGTCTGGGACGTGACCGCCGAGGCCGACGGGCCGTTCGTCACCGACGTCGACGGGAACGTCCTCCTCGACTTCACCTGTCACATCGGGGCGGCCCCGCTCGGCTACAACAACGAGAAGGTCCTCTCGAAGCTCCGCGAGTTCGACCTCGTCGAGCCGATGAAGATCGCCGGCCAGGACATGTACTTCGGCGCCGGCCCAGACCCCGAGACCGCCGAGTTCCCCGGGTCGAGCCACCTGATGGACCAGCTGACCGACGTCTGCTCCCACTACGACATGGACACGGTCTTCCTCTCGAACTCGGGTGCGGAGGCGGTCGAGAACGCGATGAAGGTCACCCACGACCACAAGCCCGCAGCGAAGTACGGCTACGCCTTCGAGGGGAGCTTCCACGGCCGGACCCTCGGGACCCTCTCGCTCACGAAGTCGAAGGAGGTCTACACCCGGCACTACCCGGAGATCTCCGGTATCCAGACGGTCCCCTTCTGCGAGGACCGCGGCTGTTCGGCGGGCACCTGTGACTGTGGCTTCTTCGCGGGCGGCGGCTCGCGCCTGCGGAACTCCCTCTCGCCCGAGGGCGGCCACGTCAACCCCGACGAGGTGGCCTTCGCCATCCTCGAGCCCATCCAGGGGGTCGGCGGCTACCGCTTCCCGAGCGAGGAGTTCATGGCCGAGGTCGGCGACGTCTGCGACGAGTACGACATCCCCCTCGTCGTCGACGAGATACAGGCCGGCGTCGGCCGGACCGGCGAGATGTGGGCCTCGGACCACTACCCCATCGAACCGGACGTCATCGCGAGCGCGAAGGGCCTCCGCGTCGGTGCGACCATCTCGAACTCCGAGGTCTTCCCCACGGAGAAGAACCGGCTCGGGTCGACCTTCGGCGGCGGCGACCTGCTCGCCTCGATGCAGGGCGCGTTCACCCTGCAGGCCATCGAGGAGCACGACCTGCTCGACAACGCGACCGAGCGCGGCCGGCAGGCGAAGGAGCTCATCCGCGACGACGCGCCGGACCACGTCGAGGACGTGCGCGGGAAGGGGCTCATGCTGGCCGTCGAGTTCGACACGCCCGAGCGCCGGAACGCCGTCGTGGAGGCCGCACTCGAACGCGGGCTGCTGACGCTGGGCTGTGGCAAGAAGACCATCCGGCTCCTGCCTCCGCTCGACTCGACCGAGCGCGAGATCGAGCTGGGGACGTCCATCTTCTGTGAGGCGATGGACGCGGTGGCGACCCCGGCACTCGCCTGA
- the ilvA gene encoding threonine ammonia-lyase, with translation MSRGQESATGDSVPPASAVVTPDDVEAAHDRLADVVHHTPLDGSTTIADRSGAARVDLKLENMQRTGSFKIRGAYNAMAQLPEDVRERGVVASSAGNHAQGVALAGQLLGIDTTIVVPEITPAAKIEATRGYGAEVVVEGEQYEGSYEYALELADEEGLEFVHPFDDPDIIAGQGTVGMEILDETPDVDTVLVSIGGGGLISGMATVLKAHDADVRVVGVQPEGAAHAKPSLEQDEIHRLAEVDTVAEGIADARLLEQTFAVIRERVDDVVSVSDRDLTVATTVLAERAKTVAETAGAAPVAALLSGAVDVDGEHVAAVVSGGNVDLTEHAEVTRSGLQELGRYVDLRLELRGWPTALTAVAEVVEETGAALDEVERANRRATDDPNRVPVTVGIAGSGPDHLQTVLESLDAHEAVTVVGSKSKL, from the coding sequence ATGAGCCGGGGGCAGGAGTCGGCGACCGGCGATTCGGTTCCGCCTGCGTCGGCGGTCGTCACGCCCGACGACGTGGAGGCGGCCCACGACCGACTCGCCGACGTGGTCCACCACACGCCTCTCGACGGGTCGACCACCATCGCCGACCGCAGCGGGGCGGCCCGGGTCGACCTCAAACTGGAGAACATGCAGCGCACCGGCTCGTTCAAGATACGCGGCGCGTACAACGCGATGGCCCAGCTCCCCGAGGACGTCCGCGAGCGCGGCGTCGTCGCTTCCAGCGCGGGCAACCACGCCCAGGGCGTCGCGCTCGCGGGCCAACTGCTCGGCATCGACACGACCATCGTCGTCCCCGAGATAACGCCCGCCGCGAAGATAGAGGCGACCCGGGGCTACGGCGCCGAGGTCGTCGTCGAGGGCGAGCAGTACGAGGGGTCCTACGAGTACGCCCTCGAACTGGCCGACGAGGAGGGGCTGGAGTTCGTCCATCCCTTCGACGACCCGGACATCATCGCCGGGCAGGGAACGGTCGGCATGGAGATCCTCGACGAGACCCCCGACGTGGACACCGTGCTGGTCTCCATCGGCGGTGGTGGGCTCATCTCGGGCATGGCGACGGTGCTGAAGGCCCACGACGCCGACGTGCGGGTCGTGGGCGTCCAGCCTGAGGGTGCCGCCCACGCGAAGCCGTCGCTGGAACAGGACGAGATCCACCGGCTCGCCGAGGTCGACACCGTCGCCGAGGGCATCGCGGACGCCCGGCTGCTCGAACAGACCTTCGCGGTCATCCGCGAACGCGTGGACGACGTGGTGTCGGTGAGCGACCGCGACCTGACCGTCGCGACGACGGTGCTCGCCGAGCGCGCGAAGACGGTCGCCGAGACGGCAGGCGCAGCACCGGTCGCCGCGCTCCTCTCGGGAGCGGTCGACGTCGACGGTGAGCACGTCGCGGCCGTGGTCTCCGGCGGCAACGTCGACCTGACCGAACACGCCGAGGTGACCCGGAGCGGCCTCCAGGAGCTGGGTCGGTACGTCGACCTGCGGCTCGAACTCAGGGGCTGGCCGACCGCACTGACCGCGGTCGCCGAGGTCGTCGAGGAGACGGGCGCAGCACTGGACGAGGTCGAACGCGCGAACCGGCGAGCCACCGACGACCCGAACCGGGTCCCGGTCACGGTCGGCATCGCCGGCAGCGGTCCCGACCACCTGCAGACCGTCCTCGAATCGCTCGACGCGCACGAGGCGGTCACGGTCGTCGGCAGCAAGTCGAAACTGTAG
- a CDS encoding amidohydrolase, producing the protein MADAVRDRLAALRRDLHRYPEPGWCEFWTTARLVEEIRAIGVDELAVGAEAYDPADRMAVPPEDELTEWFQRALDRGADPDILEDLRGGTTGAVAVLDRGEGPTVGLRVDIDGLYIEESGDEGHVPSDEGFRSETGETMHACGHDSHMTWGLATLEAVKESDFSGRLVVFFQPAEEISGGGAPMAKSEYCEDIDYLFAVHVGLDHPTGEVVAGIERPLAMCHVDVEIEGTSAHAGKAPEEGSNAIQALGTAIENVYGIPRHSDGMTRVNVGRVEGGTASNIIAEDVEAVAEARGETTELMEYAKAELRRKFETAAEMHGCEADVDIVSESPRADSDPELVDVVAGVASEVDGVETIVPTADFGASEDATFLMERVQEDGGLACYAIVGTDHPTSHHTPTFDVDERSLETGVEVLTDSILSVAEDGP; encoded by the coding sequence ATGGCAGATGCCGTGCGAGACCGATTAGCGGCGCTTCGCCGTGACCTGCATCGCTACCCGGAACCCGGCTGGTGCGAGTTCTGGACCACCGCCCGCCTCGTCGAGGAGATACGGGCCATCGGGGTCGACGAACTCGCCGTCGGGGCAGAGGCGTACGACCCGGCCGACCGGATGGCCGTCCCGCCGGAGGACGAACTGACCGAGTGGTTCCAGCGCGCCCTCGACAGGGGGGCCGATCCCGACATCCTCGAGGACCTGCGGGGCGGTACGACGGGCGCCGTCGCGGTCCTCGACCGCGGCGAGGGGCCGACGGTCGGCCTGCGCGTCGACATCGACGGGCTGTACATCGAGGAATCGGGAGACGAGGGCCACGTCCCGAGCGACGAAGGTTTCCGGTCCGAGACTGGCGAGACCATGCACGCCTGCGGGCACGACTCCCACATGACGTGGGGGCTGGCGACCCTCGAAGCCGTGAAGGAGAGCGACTTCTCGGGTCGCCTCGTCGTGTTCTTCCAGCCCGCCGAGGAGATATCCGGCGGTGGCGCACCCATGGCGAAGAGCGAGTACTGCGAGGACATCGACTACCTGTTCGCGGTCCACGTCGGCCTCGACCACCCGACCGGCGAGGTCGTCGCGGGCATCGAGCGTCCCCTGGCGATGTGCCACGTCGACGTCGAGATCGAGGGCACGTCGGCCCACGCCGGGAAGGCGCCCGAGGAGGGGAGCAACGCCATCCAGGCGCTCGGAACCGCCATCGAGAACGTCTACGGTATCCCCCGCCACTCCGACGGGATGACCCGCGTCAACGTCGGCCGGGTCGAGGGCGGCACCGCGAGCAACATCATCGCGGAGGACGTCGAGGCCGTCGCCGAGGCCCGCGGTGAGACGACCGAACTCATGGAGTACGCGAAGGCCGAACTCCGCCGGAAGTTCGAGACGGCCGCCGAGATGCACGGCTGCGAGGCCGACGTGGACATCGTGAGCGAGAGCCCGCGCGCCGACAGCGACCCCGAACTCGTCGACGTGGTCGCAGGCGTGGCCTCGGAGGTCGACGGCGTCGAGACCATCGTCCCGACGGCCGACTTCGGCGCCAGCGAGGACGCGACCTTCCTCATGGAGCGCGTCCAGGAGGACGGCGGCCTCGCGTGCTACGCCATCGTCGGTACCGACCACCCGACGAGCCACCACACGCCCACCTTCGACGTGGACGAACGCAGCCTCGAGACGGGCGTCGAGGTACTCACGGACTCGATTCTCTCGGTCGCCGAAGACGGGCCATGA
- a CDS encoding NAD(P)-dependent oxidoreductase yields MTETDIVVLREGTEGLSMESYADALRDRLPADRTVTLARTPKQERELVPEARVVTGITVEEDLLDRAEQLELFACTFAGTDHVPMDTLAEYGVAVTNAGGIHAPGIAEQAIGNMLTFARRLHEGWRRKQHSEWRHFQSTEFTDSTVTVIGLGSIGQAVVQRLQGFEVDTIGIRYTPSKGGPTDEVLGFDSDDVHDALARSDYVVVACPLNDLTRGLIGEDEFATMQTDAVLVNTARGGIVDTDALVSALRSNKIRGAALDVTEPEPLPADHPLWGLENCLITPHTGGHTPKHWDRLADIVAENLDRLDEGEELQNQVLAPDSG; encoded by the coding sequence ATGACAGAGACAGATATCGTCGTCCTCCGCGAGGGGACGGAAGGGCTCTCGATGGAATCGTACGCAGACGCGCTCCGTGACCGGCTGCCTGCCGACCGGACGGTCACGCTGGCGCGCACGCCGAAGCAGGAACGCGAACTCGTCCCCGAGGCGCGCGTCGTCACCGGCATCACGGTCGAGGAGGACCTGCTCGACCGGGCCGAACAGCTCGAACTGTTCGCCTGCACCTTCGCCGGCACCGACCACGTCCCGATGGACACGCTGGCCGAGTACGGCGTCGCGGTCACCAACGCCGGCGGCATCCACGCGCCCGGCATCGCCGAGCAGGCCATCGGCAACATGCTCACCTTCGCCCGCCGGCTCCACGAGGGCTGGCGGCGCAAGCAGCACTCGGAGTGGCGCCACTTCCAGTCCACCGAGTTCACCGACAGCACCGTGACCGTCATCGGCCTCGGCTCCATCGGGCAGGCCGTCGTCCAGCGCCTGCAGGGCTTCGAGGTCGACACCATCGGCATCCGGTACACGCCCTCGAAGGGCGGGCCGACCGACGAGGTCCTCGGGTTCGACAGCGACGACGTCCACGACGCGCTCGCCCGCAGCGACTACGTGGTCGTCGCCTGTCCCCTGAACGACCTGACCCGTGGCCTCATCGGCGAGGACGAGTTCGCGACGATGCAGACCGACGCCGTACTCGTCAACACGGCCCGCGGCGGCATCGTCGACACCGACGCGCTCGTCTCTGCCCTGCGCTCGAACAAGATCCGCGGGGCGGCACTGGACGTGACCGAGCCCGAACCCCTGCCGGCGGACCACCCGCTCTGGGGACTGGAGAACTGCCTCATCACGCCCCACACCGGCGGCCACACGCCGAAGCACTGGGACCGACTCGCCGACATCGTCGCGGAGAACCTCGACCGCCTCGACGAGGGCGAGGAGCTCCAGAACCAGGTTCTCGCGCCCGACTCGGGGTGA